Proteins encoded together in one Styela clava chromosome 12, kaStyClav1.hap1.2, whole genome shotgun sequence window:
- the LOC144430511 gene encoding uncharacterized protein LOC144430511: MKILLLLLGCLAVANAALYQPSHCGYVTYNVGQFYRINYGCYSFRSYYCPAWFTTKYYSNVLKSYPGEKCTEDGFVEMTVDVFETEVKKQLKEVADKIYLDMQQKYEDWDETATNQNTEAKKKHEDAIEEYAKQYLRITGLQEESEEMKETNKKAIENYNTKLDSLLEEAKKNYNDDMQKRYACVLEYHEKLVERSVTCFTTRLAKIAEYKEALEKRVTEYETKYKCVMEAIVKQRSEVFQKLIYRAHCSEDWNEAEVNAVLEAFKTKETQSYQTQLDEYTTKLTAAIAELVKSYACAYQCAYGGTLCFGRSQFYTNCRSIGKWWTYRITTQRSCFRFLTYKFQYRTIQYKQLKKCETDEVNITEQKFKEDLDTKAKTIIESMKKTYAEWFAQAEITNQKALESFKKIVDERHECLITYYKANCLVKNNCITADNLTSLEEYQKSLDEQKKEAIAEYEKKLEERLSRASKAYTDMIDCHEQRINERIAKYVAQYASCLSTRKTKIENYEKCLSERFERRLKCITERLEKISQLRMEQYLKLLEFYMGKPLGNEAQALYDAYQAKTETELADIVTKIKGDWEKHLSDLKEHYACGFKCTYCVQLRELRIHYNYRCVLPTSSSYCFAYKQFCTYKSYRIVKYGGCFRYVRCV, encoded by the exons ATGAAGATTCTATTGTTACTTCTAGGCTGTTTGGCC GTTGCCAATGCCGCTTTATACCAACCAAGTCATTGCGGATATGTTACTTACAATGTCGGGCAATTTTACCGAATCAATTACGGATGTTACAGTTTCCGAAGCTACTACTGTCCTGCTTGGTTCACAACGAAATATTACTCTAATGTTCTGAAGAGCTATCCAGGAGAGAAATGCACAGAGGATGGATTCGTAG aGATGACGGTCGACGTTTTTGAAACTGAagttaaaaaacaattgaaagaagtggccgataaaatatatcttgatatgcaacaaaaatatgaagattGGGATGAAActgcaacaaatcaaaataccgAGGCAAAGAAAAAGCACGAAGACGCTATCGAGGAATATGCAAAGCAGTATTTGAG AATTACGGGATTGCAGGAAGAGTCAGAAGAAATGAAGGAGACCAACAAGAAGgctattgaaaattataatacaaAACTAGATTCATTGTTGGAagaggcaaaaaaaaattataacgatGACATGCAGAAAAGATACGCTTGTGTGCTGGAATATCACGAAAAACTTGTCGAGAG GTCTGTTACATGCTTCACCACTCGTTTAGCTAAAATAGCAGAATACAAAGAAGCTCTCGAAAAGCGCGTGACAGAGTACGAGACAAAGTATAAATGTGTCATGGAAGCCATCGTGAAACAGAGATCTGAAGTGTTCCAAAAACTCATATACAGAGCCCATT GTTCTGAGGATTGGAACGAAGCAGAGGTTAATGCAGTTTTGGAGGCTTTCAAAACTAAAGAAACTCAATCATATCAAACACAGTTGGATGAATACACTACGAAGCTAACTGCAGCTATCGCAGAACTTGTGAAAAGCTACGCATGCGCTTATCAGTGCGCTTACGGCGGAACTCTCTGTTTTGGCAGAAGTCAATTTTACACCAAttg TCGAAGTATCGGGAAATGGTGGACGTACAGAATTACCACCCAAAGAAGTTGCTTCCGTTTCTTGACCTACAAATTCCAATACAGGACAATCCAATACAAGCAACTGAAAAAATGTGAAACCG ATGAAGTTAATATCACcgaacaaaaattcaaagaagACCTTGATACCAAAGCTAAGACAATAATTGAATCTATGAAGAAAACATATGCTGAATGGTTTGCACAAGCAGAAATAACTAATCAGAAGGCATTGGAGTCTTTCAAAAAGATTGTTGATGAGAGACACGAATGTTTAATAACGTATTATAAAGCAAATTGCTTAGTAAA AAACAATTGCATCACAGCAGATAACTTGACTTCCCTAGAAGAATATCAGAAATCATTAGACGAACAAAAGAAAGAAGCGATTGCAGAGTATGAAAAAAAGCTTGAGGAGCGCCTTTCTCGCGCTTCCAAGGCATACACTGACATGATTGATTGCCACGAGCAAAGGATCAATGAGCGAATTGCCAAATATGTTGCACAATATGCATCATGCCTATCTACCAGAAAGACAAAGATCGAAAACTACGAAAAGTGCTTATCGGAACGGTTTGAAAGAAGACTGAAATGCATTACAGAAAGATTGGAAAAG atttCCCAACTCAGAATGGAACAGTATTTGAAACTGCTTGAATTTTATATGGGCAAACCACTCGGCAACGAAGCTCAAGCATTGTACGACGCCTACCAAGCAAAAACGGAGACGGAACTCGCCGATATAGTGACCAAGATTAAAGGAGACTGGGAGAAACATCTAAGTGATCTGAAGGAGCATTACGCTTGTGGATTCAAATGCACATACTGTGTGCAACTTCGAGAACTCAGGATCCATTATAATTATCGCTGCGTGTTACCCACGTCTTCATCTTATTGCTTTGCTTACAAGCAATTCTG CACGTACAAATCCTACCGCATTGTCAAGTATGGCGGATGCTTCAGATATGTCAGATGTGTATAA
- the LOC144411706 gene encoding uncharacterized protein LOC144411706 gives MKILLLLLGCLAVANAALYQPSHCGYVTYNVGQFYRINYGCYSFRSYYCPAWFTTKYYSNVLKSYPGEKCTEDGFVEMTVDVFEAEVKKQLKEVADKIYLDMQQKYEDWDETATNQNTEAKKKHEDAIEEYAKQYLRITGLQEESEEMKETNKKAIENYNTKLDSLLEEAKKNYNDDMQKRYACVLEYHEKLVERSVTCFTTRLAKIAEYKEALEKRVTEYETKYKCVMEAIVKQRSEVFQKLIYRAHCSEDWNEAEVNAVLEAFKTKETQSYQTQLDEYTTKLTAAIAELVKSYACAYQCAYGGTLCFGRSQFYTNCRSIGKWWTYRITTQRSCFRFLTYKFQYRTIQYKQLKKCETDEVNITEQKFKEDLDTKAKTIIESMKKTYAEWFAQAEITNQKALESFKKIVDERHECLITYYKANCLVKNNCITADNLTSLEEYQKSLDEQKKEAIAEYEKKLEERLSRASKAYTDMIDCHEQRINERIAKYVAQYASCLSTRKTKIENYEKCLSERFERRLKCITERLEKISQLRMEQYLKLLEFYMGKPLGNEAQALYDAYQAKTETELADIVTKIKGDWEKHLSDLKEHYACGFKCTYCVQLRELRIHYNYRCVLPTSSSYCFAYKQFCTYKSYRIVKYGGCFRYVRCV, from the exons ATGAAGATTCTATTGTTACTTCTAGGCTGTTTGGCC GTTGCCAATGCCGCTTTATACCAACCAAGTCATTGCGGATATGTTACTTACAATGTCGGGCAATTTTACCGAATCAATTACGGATGTTACAGTTTCCGAAGCTACTACTGTCCTGCTTGGTTCACAACGAAATATTACTCTAATGTTCTGAAGAGCTATCCAGGAGAGAAATGCACAGAGGATGGATTCGTAG aGATGACGGTCGACGTTTTTGAAGCTGAagttaaaaaacaattgaaagaagtggccgataaaatatatcttgatatgcaacaaaaatatgaagattGGGATGAAActgcaacaaatcaaaataccgAGGCAAAGAAAAAGCACGAAGACGCTATCGAGGAATATGCAAAGCAGTATTTGAG AATTACGGGATTGCAGGAAGAGTCAGAAGAAATGAAGGAGACCAACAAGAAGgctattgaaaattataatacaaAACTAGATTCATTGTTGGAagaggcaaaaaaaaattataacgatGACATGCAGAAAAGATACGCTTGTGTGCTGGAATATCACGAAAAACTTGTCGAGAG GTCTGTTACATGCTTCACCACTCGTTTAGCTAAAATAGCAGAATACAAAGAAGCTCTCGAAAAGCGCGTGACAGAGTACGAGACAAAGTATAAATGTGTCATGGAAGCCATCGTGAAACAGAGATCTGAAGTGTTCCAAAAACTCATATACAGAGCCCATT GTTCTGAGGATTGGAACGAAGCAGAGGTTAATGCAGTTTTGGAGGCTTTCAAAACTAAAGAAACTCAATCATATCAAACACAGTTGGATGAATACACTACGAAGCTAACTGCAGCTATCGCAGAACTTGTGAAAAGCTACGCATGCGCTTATCAGTGCGCTTACGGCGGAACTCTCTGTTTTGGCAGAAGTCAATTTTACACCAAttg TCGAAGTATCGGGAAATGGTGGACGTACAGAATTACCACCCAAAGAAGTTGCTTCCGTTTCTTGACCTACAAATTCCAATACAGGACAATCCAATACAAGCAACTGAAAAAATGTGAAACCG ATGAAGTTAATATCACcgaacaaaaattcaaagaagACCTTGATACCAAAGCTAAGACAATAATTGAATCTATGAAGAAAACATATGCTGAATGGTTTGCACAAGCAGAAATAACTAATCAGAAGGCATTGGAGTCTTTCAAAAAGATTGTTGATGAGAGACACGAATGTTTAATAACGTATTATAAAGCAAATTGCTTAGTAAA AAACAATTGCATCACAGCAGATAACTTGACTTCCCTAGAAGAATATCAGAAATCATTAGACGAACAAAAGAAAGAAGCGATTGCAGAGTATGAAAAAAAGCTTGAGGAGCGCCTTTCTCGCGCTTCCAAGGCATACACTGACATGATTGATTGCCACGAGCAAAGGATCAATGAGCGAATTGCCAAATATGTTGCACAATATGCATCATGCCTATCTACCAGAAAGACAAAGATCGAAAACTACGAAAAGTGCTTATCGGAACGGTTTGAAAGAAGACTGAAATGCATTACAGAAAGATTGGAAAAG atttCCCAACTCAGAATGGAACAGTATTTGAAACTGCTTGAATTTTATATGGGCAAACCACTCGGCAACGAAGCTCAAGCATTGTACGACGCCTACCAAGCAAAAACGGAGACGGAACTCGCCGATATAGTGACCAAGATTAAAGGAGACTGGGAGAAACATCTAAGTGATCTGAAGGAGCATTACGCTTGTGGATTCAAATGCACATACTGTGTGCAACTTCGAGAACTCAGGATCCATTATAATTATCGCTGCGTGTTACCCACGTCTTCATCTTATTGCTTTGCTTACAAGCAATTCTG CACGTACAAATCCTACCGCATTGTCAAGTATGGCGGATGCTTCAGATATGTCAGATGTGTATAA
- the LOC144430520 gene encoding uncharacterized protein LOC144430520, with translation MKILLLLLGCLAVANAALYQPSHCGYVTYNVGQFYRINYGCYSFRSYYCPAWFTTKYYSNVLKSYPGEKCTEDGFVEMTVDVFEAEVKKQLKEVADKIYLDMQQKYEDWDETATNQNTEAKKKHEDAIEEYAKQYLRITGLQEESEEMKETNKKAIENYNTKLDSLLEEAKKNYNDDMQKRYACVLEYHEKLVERSVTCFTTRLAKIAEYKEALEKRVTEYETKYKCVMEAIVKQRSEVFQKLIYRAHCSEDWNEAEVNAVLEAFKTKETQSYQTQLDEYTTKLTAAIAELVKSYACAYQCAYGGTLCFGRSQFYTNCRSIGKWWTYRITTQRSCFRFLTYKFQYRTIQYKQLKKCETDEVNITEQKFKEDLDTKAKTIIESMKKTYAEWFAQAEITNQKALESFKKIVDERHECLITYYKANCLVKNNCITADNLTSLEEYQKSLDEQKKEAIAEYEKKLEERLSRASKAYTDMIDCHEQRINERIAKYVAQYASCLSTRKTKIENYEKCLSERFERRLKCITERLEKISQLRMEQYLKLLEFYMGKPLGNEAQALYDAYQAKTETELADIVTKIKGDWEKHLSDLKEHYACGFKCTYCVQLRELRIHYNYRCVLPTSSSYCFAYKQFCTYKSYRIVKYGGCFRYVRCV, from the exons ATGAAGATTCTATTGTTACTTCTAGGCTGTTTGGCC GTTGCCAATGCCGCTTTATACCAACCAAGTCATTGCGGATATGTTACTTACAATGTCGGGCAATTTTACCGAATCAATTACGGATGTTACAGTTTCCGAAGCTACTACTGTCCTGCTTGGTTCACAACGAAATATTACTCTAATGTTCTGAAGAGCTATCCAGGAGAGAAATGCACAGAGGATGGATTCGTAG aGATGACGGTCGACGTTTTTGAAGCTGAagttaaaaaacaattgaaagaagtggccgataaaatatatcttgatatgcaacaaaaatatgaagattGGGATGAAActgcaacaaatcaaaataccgAGGCAAAGAAAAAGCACGAAGACGCTATCGAGGAATATGCAAAGCAGTATTTGAG AATTACGGGATTGCAGGAAGAGTCAGAAGAAATGAAGGAGACCAACAAGAAGgctattgaaaattataatacaaAACTAGATTCATTGTTGGAagaggcaaaaaaaaattataacgatGACATGCAGAAAAGATACGCTTGTGTGCTGGAATATCACGAAAAACTTGTCGAGAG GTCTGTTACATGCTTCACCACTCGTTTAGCTAAAATAGCAGAATACAAAGAAGCTCTCGAAAAGCGCGTGACAGAGTACGAGACAAAGTATAAATGTGTCATGGAAGCCATCGTGAAACAGAGATCTGAAGTGTTCCAAAAACTCATATACAGAGCCCATT GTTCTGAGGATTGGAACGAAGCAGAGGTTAATGCAGTTTTGGAGGCTTTCAAAACTAAAGAAACTCAATCATATCAAACACAGTTGGATGAATACACTACGAAGCTAACTGCAGCTATCGCAGAACTTGTGAAAAGCTACGCATGCGCTTATCAGTGCGCTTACGGCGGAACTCTCTGTTTTGGCAGAAGTCAATTTTACACCAAttg TCGAAGTATCGGGAAATGGTGGACGTACAGAATTACCACCCAAAGAAGTTGCTTCCGTTTCTTGACCTACAAATTCCAATACAGGACAATCCAATACAAGCAACTGAAAAAATGTGAAACCG ATGAAGTTAATATCACcgaacaaaaattcaaagaagACCTTGATACCAAAGCTAAGACAATAATTGAATCTATGAAGAAAACATATGCTGAATGGTTTGCACAAGCAGAAATAACTAATCAGAAGGCATTGGAGTCTTTCAAAAAGATTGTTGATGAGAGACACGAATGTTTAATAACGTATTATAAAGCAAATTGCTTAGTAAA AAACAATTGCATCACAGCAGATAACTTGACTTCCCTAGAAGAATATCAGAAATCATTAGACGAACAAAAGAAAGAAGCGATTGCAGAGTATGAAAAAAAGCTTGAGGAGCGCCTTTCTCGCGCTTCCAAGGCATACACTGACATGATTGATTGCCACGAGCAAAGGATCAATGAGCGAATTGCCAAATATGTTGCACAATATGCATCATGCCTATCTACCAGAAAGACAAAGATCGAAAACTACGAAAAGTGCTTATCGGAACGGTTTGAAAGAAGACTGAAATGCATTACAGAAAGATTGGAAAAG atttCCCAACTCAGAATGGAACAGTATTTGAAACTGCTTGAATTTTATATGGGCAAACCACTCGGCAACGAAGCTCAAGCATTGTACGACGCCTACCAAGCAAAAACGGAGACGGAACTCGCCGATATAGTGACCAAGATTAAAGGAGACTGGGAGAAACATCTAAGTGATCTGAAGGAGCATTACGCTTGTGGATTCAAATGCACATACTGTGTGCAACTTCGAGAACTCAGGATCCATTATAATTATCGCTGCGTGTTACCCACGTCTTCATCTTATTGCTTTGCTTACAAGCAATTCTG CACGTACAAATCATACCGCATTGTCAAGTATGGCGGATGCTTCAGATATGTCAGATGTGTATAA